One Prosthecochloris marina DNA window includes the following coding sequences:
- a CDS encoding SO_0444 family Cu/Zn efflux transporter, translating into MRTLFDSIYEIVLASWGVLLESAPYVLLGFFVAGLFKAFLPHDFITKHLGGKGASSIVKASALGVPVPLCSCGVLPAAAGLKEQGAGKGAVTSFLISTPETGVDSIAVTYALLDPLMTVIRPVVSFFTAVAAGMAVLYTDRNGIDAEPAVVSAASGSSCSNSCCCEQKNEKKQSFTAKLRGGMTFAFGELLQDIGKWFLLGIVLAGLISVFLSPEIVSVYFGNEYLSMLLMLAIAIPLYVCATASTPIAAALALKGISPGAALVFLLAGPATNIASLTVVSRILGKKAVIVYLAVIIVMSFAAGMVVNNLYGLLGFDIADWIQNASHEDGGIIAVGSSIVLLILIIRPYLSGNK; encoded by the coding sequence ATCAGGACGTTGTTTGATAGTATCTATGAGATTGTACTCGCATCCTGGGGAGTTCTGCTTGAATCAGCTCCTTATGTGCTTCTTGGTTTTTTTGTCGCAGGGCTTTTCAAAGCGTTTCTGCCCCATGATTTTATAACGAAACATCTCGGGGGGAAAGGTGCATCGAGTATTGTGAAAGCATCGGCTTTAGGGGTTCCGGTGCCATTGTGCAGCTGCGGGGTTCTTCCTGCCGCTGCCGGGCTGAAAGAACAAGGAGCCGGTAAAGGGGCGGTAACCTCTTTTCTGATATCGACTCCGGAGACCGGGGTTGATTCAATAGCCGTAACGTATGCCCTTCTTGATCCGCTCATGACGGTAATCAGGCCCGTTGTGTCATTCTTCACGGCTGTTGCAGCCGGGATGGCGGTTTTGTACACGGATAGAAATGGCATCGATGCAGAGCCGGCCGTTGTTTCTGCTGCTTCGGGTTCATCATGCAGCAACTCATGCTGTTGTGAACAAAAAAACGAGAAAAAGCAATCTTTCACCGCTAAACTAAGGGGGGGAATGACGTTTGCTTTTGGTGAACTTTTGCAGGATATCGGTAAATGGTTCCTGTTAGGAATTGTTCTGGCAGGATTGATATCGGTGTTTCTTTCTCCGGAAATCGTGAGCGTGTATTTTGGAAACGAGTATCTTTCGATGCTGTTGATGCTGGCAATTGCCATACCGCTTTATGTTTGTGCAACCGCCTCTACCCCGATAGCAGCAGCTCTTGCATTGAAAGGCATTTCCCCTGGTGCTGCTCTTGTTTTTCTTCTCGCAGGACCTGCAACCAATATTGCTTCGCTGACGGTGGTTTCAAGGATTCTTGGTAAAAAAGCTGTTATCGTGTATCTCGCTGTTATCATCGTCATGTCTTTTGCGGCCGGTATGGTTGTCAATAATCTCTACGGGCTTCTTGGATTTGACATAGCGGACTGGATTCAGAACGCTTCTCATGAAGATGGTGGGATTATCGCCGTTGGTTCTTCGATTGTGCTGCTTATTCTGATAATTCGCCCCTACCTGTCCGGGAACAAATAA
- a CDS encoding HAD family hydrolase — protein sequence MIHAILWDNDGLLLDSETIFFELTQELFADFGFMLREEYWGIEYLGKAKRTRQVAHEFGMSAEQVDQIIELRDRRFLEALQQPIALRPKVRETLDALSGRFKQGVVTGSPREKVELMHRLNGLNGYFDVVITHDDVFETKPHPEPYLTALERLGVKPENALAVEDSERGLASANAAGIACIVVPNHLTRIQKFEHASAIEKDVSGVLKHLSKGHR from the coding sequence ATGATACATGCGATTTTATGGGATAATGACGGGCTTCTTCTCGACAGCGAAACAATTTTCTTTGAATTGACGCAGGAACTGTTTGCCGATTTCGGATTTATGCTGCGAGAGGAATACTGGGGAATAGAATATCTGGGCAAGGCAAAACGAACACGGCAGGTGGCTCATGAGTTCGGCATGAGCGCGGAACAGGTCGATCAGATCATAGAATTGCGAGATCGCAGGTTTCTCGAAGCCCTTCAACAGCCTATTGCCCTTCGGCCGAAAGTTCGTGAAACGCTCGACGCTCTTTCAGGTCGTTTCAAGCAGGGGGTCGTTACCGGGAGCCCCCGTGAAAAGGTTGAACTGATGCATCGCTTGAATGGCCTGAACGGTTATTTCGACGTTGTCATCACTCATGACGATGTATTTGAAACCAAGCCCCATCCCGAACCATATCTTACTGCTCTTGAACGGCTGGGTGTAAAGCCGGAAAACGCACTTGCTGTTGAGGACTCTGAAAGGGGACTTGCCTCGGCAAACGCTGCAGGTATCGCCTGTATTGTCGTTCCGAACCATCTTACCCGCATTCAAAAATTCGAGCATGCCTCTGCAATCGAAAAAGACGTTTCAGGAGTGCTGAAACACCTTTCTAAAGGTCACCGCTAA
- the uvrA gene encoding excinuclease ABC subunit UvrA, which produces MTAFNKISIRGARVHNLKNISLDIPRNKFVVITGISGSGKSSLAFDTIYAEGQRRFMETLSAYARQYIGNIERPDVDLIEGLSPVISIDQKSTSRSPRSTVGTITEIHDFIRLLFAKAGRLHDPKTGRELQKQSEDSIANAIFSLPEGTKVQILSPLVTGRKGHYRELFEKLLQKGFLRVRIDGEFREMEKGMQLERYKSHTVELVVDRLVIQPDIKERLKQSVTLAIGMSEHKSAVICVPFESETPEQFYSTKYAFSDGTVPLDTLAPNNFSFNSPYGACPTCNGLGEIRKLSAELMVPDKTLSLNQGAIEPFGKPGKRNLWQVVKAIAKRYNFTLDTPAQKIPDEALNILLNGSGKASFDVTYSYAGKDYIYPQGFNGAIAYVEELQKNSSSSKIREWAESFMTKQLCPECGGSRLRKESLSITINERNIHEVESLPLPATLDFFHDLPVRLTEKERMIATPILHEITKRLEFLLNVGLGYLTLSRSSQTLSGGEAQRIRLASQLGSQLSGVLYVLDEPSIGLHQRDNHKLIDSLQNLRDIGNTVLVVEHDKDTMLMADEIIDLGPGAGEHGGEVVAQGHVSTLDEHSITASYLRGEQKVRTEKTEKKIRESNVLSLKGCRGNNLKNIDVRFPLGTFICITGVSGSGKSTLINETLYPILARHFYRSKLLTHPYDSIDGLKHIDKVVNVDQSPIGRTPRSNPATYTGAFTFIREFFARLPEAQIRGYKPGRFSFNVKGGRCETCQGAGTKKIEMNFLPDVYVQCDTCKGKRYNRETLQVKYKGKSISDVLDMTVEEAGEFFTDFPRIQRILSTMQSVGLGYIKLGQPSPLLSGGEAQRIKLSAELAKVQTGKTLYILDEPTTGLHFQDIQHLLDVLQRLVNKGNTVIVIEHNLDIIKNADWIVDLGPEGGDDGGTLIAEGPPSQIIERPDSYTGRFLAKEMNVTDN; this is translated from the coding sequence ATGACAGCATTCAACAAGATCAGCATACGGGGAGCCCGGGTTCACAACCTCAAGAACATCTCACTGGATATACCGCGAAACAAGTTCGTGGTTATAACCGGTATTTCAGGTTCAGGAAAATCAAGCCTGGCATTCGATACCATCTATGCCGAAGGACAACGCCGGTTCATGGAAACACTCTCGGCCTACGCCCGTCAGTACATAGGTAATATCGAACGTCCAGATGTCGACCTTATCGAAGGATTGTCCCCGGTCATATCGATCGACCAAAAAAGCACCAGCCGGTCTCCCCGCTCAACGGTAGGCACCATTACAGAAATACATGATTTTATTCGCTTGCTGTTTGCAAAAGCAGGGAGACTGCACGATCCCAAAACCGGCAGGGAACTGCAAAAACAATCGGAAGATTCGATTGCAAATGCCATTTTCTCCCTGCCTGAAGGCACAAAAGTCCAGATACTCTCACCGCTGGTTACCGGTAGAAAAGGACACTATCGCGAACTTTTCGAAAAACTTCTTCAAAAAGGCTTTCTACGAGTACGCATTGACGGCGAATTCAGAGAGATGGAAAAAGGCATGCAGCTCGAACGATACAAAAGCCACACTGTGGAGCTCGTCGTCGACAGGCTTGTTATACAACCGGACATAAAAGAACGATTGAAACAGTCTGTCACCCTGGCCATCGGCATGTCGGAACACAAGTCGGCAGTAATCTGCGTTCCGTTCGAAAGTGAAACCCCGGAGCAGTTCTACAGCACAAAATATGCCTTTTCCGACGGTACGGTACCGCTTGACACGCTCGCCCCGAACAATTTCAGCTTCAACTCACCTTACGGAGCCTGCCCAACCTGCAACGGTCTCGGAGAAATCCGGAAACTTTCAGCTGAGCTTATGGTGCCTGATAAAACCCTTTCACTGAACCAGGGTGCTATCGAACCTTTCGGAAAACCGGGCAAGCGCAACCTCTGGCAAGTGGTTAAAGCCATAGCGAAACGCTATAATTTTACCCTTGACACTCCTGCGCAAAAAATACCGGACGAGGCTTTGAACATCCTTCTCAACGGCTCAGGCAAAGCCTCGTTCGACGTCACATACAGTTATGCCGGAAAAGATTATATCTACCCGCAGGGTTTCAATGGAGCCATCGCTTATGTTGAAGAGCTTCAGAAAAATTCCAGCTCATCAAAAATCAGGGAATGGGCTGAAAGCTTCATGACAAAACAGCTTTGCCCGGAATGCGGAGGATCCCGCCTTCGTAAGGAAAGTCTTAGCATCACCATCAATGAGCGTAACATCCATGAAGTCGAATCTCTCCCTCTACCGGCAACGCTTGATTTTTTCCACGATCTACCGGTTCGTCTTACGGAAAAAGAACGAATGATCGCAACCCCGATCCTCCATGAAATAACCAAACGTCTTGAATTTCTCCTCAATGTCGGGTTGGGCTACCTTACCCTGAGCCGCAGTTCTCAAACACTTTCCGGTGGTGAAGCCCAACGGATACGGCTTGCCTCTCAACTGGGCTCCCAGCTTAGCGGTGTGCTCTATGTTCTTGACGAACCAAGCATCGGACTGCACCAGCGGGACAATCACAAACTTATCGACTCGTTACAGAACCTCAGAGATATCGGCAATACTGTTCTCGTAGTCGAGCACGACAAGGACACCATGCTGATGGCTGATGAAATAATCGACCTCGGTCCTGGTGCAGGTGAACATGGAGGAGAAGTCGTTGCCCAAGGGCACGTATCGACCCTTGATGAACATTCCATAACTGCGTCTTACCTAAGGGGCGAGCAAAAAGTCCGAACAGAAAAAACGGAAAAAAAAATCAGGGAGTCGAATGTCCTGAGCCTCAAGGGTTGCAGGGGCAACAACCTTAAAAATATCGATGTTCGCTTTCCTCTCGGCACGTTCATCTGCATAACCGGTGTCAGCGGTTCCGGAAAGTCCACCTTGATAAACGAAACGCTTTACCCTATTCTTGCGAGACATTTTTACCGTTCAAAACTGCTGACCCACCCCTATGACAGCATAGACGGACTTAAACATATCGACAAGGTAGTCAATGTGGACCAGTCCCCCATCGGTAGAACCCCCCGCTCCAACCCAGCGACCTATACCGGAGCATTCACCTTTATCAGGGAGTTTTTCGCTCGGCTGCCGGAAGCCCAGATAAGGGGGTATAAGCCGGGACGCTTCAGCTTCAATGTCAAAGGAGGGCGATGCGAAACCTGTCAGGGTGCCGGCACAAAAAAAATCGAGATGAATTTTCTGCCCGACGTCTACGTGCAGTGCGACACCTGCAAGGGCAAGCGTTACAACCGGGAAACCCTGCAGGTAAAATACAAAGGCAAATCAATCTCTGACGTATTGGACATGACGGTTGAAGAGGCTGGAGAATTTTTCACCGACTTTCCCCGTATACAACGGATTCTCTCAACGATGCAGAGCGTCGGGCTTGGCTATATAAAGCTTGGCCAGCCTTCTCCCCTGCTTTCCGGCGGCGAAGCTCAGAGGATCAAGCTTTCCGCAGAACTTGCAAAAGTGCAGACCGGAAAAACGCTTTACATCCTCGATGAACCGACCACCGGCCTGCACTTTCAGGATATTCAGCACCTGCTCGATGTCCTGCAGAGGCTTGTCAACAAAGGTAATACCGTTATCGTCATCGAGCACAACCTCGATATCATCAAAAATGCCGACTGGATCGTAGATCTCGGCCCTGAAGGCGGAGATGATGGGGGGACCCTTATAGCTGAAGGCCCTCCATCCCAAATCATCGAACGCCCGGATTCATATACCGGAAGGTTTCTTGCAAAAGAAATGAACGTCACGGATAATTAG
- a CDS encoding Fur family transcriptional regulator: MVVRFFTIAGEMMEKRMEEEYSQGLVEQFIQRCRGHGLKVTPQRLAIYRKLLASSEHPSADVVYKKIVQEYPTMSFDTVNRALLTFADIGVIDTVESHSGVKRYDTDIAPHHHLHCIKCGAIIDFCDSDLDAIPIPERITRNFTVLGKRVIIRGICPQCAEGSAVHHDHENS; the protein is encoded by the coding sequence ATGGTTGTCCGTTTTTTTACGATTGCAGGTGAAATGATGGAAAAACGTATGGAAGAGGAATATTCACAGGGATTGGTCGAGCAGTTTATCCAGCGTTGTAGAGGACATGGGTTGAAAGTGACTCCACAGCGGCTCGCGATATACAGAAAATTACTTGCTTCGTCGGAGCATCCTTCGGCTGATGTGGTCTATAAGAAAATTGTTCAGGAATATCCTACGATGTCTTTTGACACTGTCAACAGAGCTCTGTTGACGTTTGCCGATATCGGAGTTATTGATACCGTTGAATCTCATTCCGGGGTGAAGCGTTATGATACGGATATTGCGCCCCATCATCATCTGCATTGTATAAAGTGTGGTGCTATCATCGATTTTTGTGACAGCGATCTCGATGCGATACCTATTCCTGAAAGAATTACCAGAAATTTTACCGTGCTTGGAAAGCGAGTGATTATAAGGGGGATATGTCCTCAATGTGCAGAAGGATCCGCTGTGCATCATGATCATGAGAATTCCTGA
- the ppdK gene encoding pyruvate, phosphate dikinase, whose translation MPNPRPNTLQGSDKQYIYNFSGGSADGDASMKNLLGGKGANLAEMANIGLPVPPGFTISTEVCTHYYDNQKTYPDGLFETDIPKALHTIEEQLGKKFGDTNNPLLLSVRSGSRASMPGMMDTILNLGLNDNTVEGLARKSGNPRFAWDCYRRFVQMYGDVVLGLKPANSKQKDPFEEILEARKQALGKKLDTELDADDLKHVVSAYKTAIKEETGKSFPEDPMEQLRGAISAVFGSWNNERAIVYRKLNHIPSWWGTACNVQAMVFGNMGNTSGTGVAFTRDAASGENIFYGEYLMNAQGEDVVAGIRTPFKIVQLKEENPEIYHQLDRIRTRLEQHYHDMMDIEFTIENGKLFMLQCRVGKRTGLAAIRIAYDMCREGLIDEKEALLRIEPEQLNQLLRPVFDLRQKQVAIDNGRLLATGLNAGPGAATGNIYFNAVDAQAAKNRGEQVILVRIETSPEDIKGMSIAEGILTERGGMTSHAALVARQMGKVCVAGCGALNIDYNNGILRVNGHDTVLHQGDPISLDGTTGEVIEGTITTRNSEVIEVLADKTLIPEEAPIWQIFDQFMQWADKYRKLQVRANADQPDQAELSVKLGAEGIGLCRTEHMFFGGNRIDAMREMILAEDMDGRKAALEKLLPFQREDFYGLFKTMGSRPVTIRLLDPPLHEFLPANDEEIADLAKKIGKPLDEIRNRIKDLREANPMLGLRGCRLGIIHPQIPAMQVRAIIEAACMIKKEGYDITPEIMVPLVGNVKELEVTGEIIHKTARSVMAEQETGVQYLVGTMIEVPRAAVTSGEIAKAADFFSYGTNDLTQMGLGMSRDDSGQYLPSYQDLDIYARNPFESIDTDGVGFLVKLSAKEGRSVKKDLKLGICGEHGGDPTTIEFCNTIGLNYISCSPFRIPVARLAAARAALRS comes from the coding sequence ATGCCAAATCCCCGACCAAACACCCTTCAGGGTTCCGATAAGCAGTATATTTACAATTTTTCAGGTGGAAGCGCAGATGGTGATGCTTCGATGAAAAATCTCCTTGGCGGTAAAGGAGCGAATCTTGCCGAAATGGCAAATATCGGCCTCCCTGTTCCTCCTGGATTTACAATTTCCACGGAGGTATGTACCCATTACTACGACAACCAGAAAACCTACCCCGACGGATTGTTCGAAACCGATATCCCGAAAGCCCTGCATACAATAGAGGAACAGCTTGGGAAAAAATTCGGCGATACAAATAACCCGCTCCTTTTATCGGTCCGTTCCGGCTCCAGAGCTTCCATGCCCGGTATGATGGATACGATTCTCAACCTTGGTCTGAACGATAACACCGTCGAAGGGCTTGCTCGAAAATCAGGCAATCCAAGGTTTGCCTGGGACTGTTACCGCCGTTTTGTCCAGATGTACGGAGATGTGGTACTCGGCCTCAAACCGGCAAACAGCAAACAAAAAGATCCTTTCGAGGAAATTCTCGAAGCGAGAAAACAAGCTCTCGGCAAAAAGCTGGATACCGAACTGGACGCCGACGATCTGAAACATGTGGTTTCCGCCTACAAAACTGCAATAAAGGAAGAAACCGGTAAAAGTTTCCCCGAAGATCCTATGGAGCAGCTCCGGGGAGCAATCAGCGCTGTATTCGGAAGCTGGAATAACGAACGCGCCATTGTTTACAGAAAGCTCAATCATATTCCCTCTTGGTGGGGCACCGCCTGTAATGTTCAGGCAATGGTTTTCGGCAACATGGGTAATACCTCCGGAACAGGAGTAGCGTTCACCAGGGATGCCGCAAGCGGTGAGAATATTTTCTATGGGGAATATCTGATGAACGCCCAGGGTGAAGATGTGGTCGCGGGTATCAGAACCCCTTTTAAAATAGTCCAGTTGAAAGAGGAAAACCCTGAAATATACCACCAGCTTGACCGTATTCGTACACGGCTCGAACAGCATTATCATGATATGATGGATATCGAGTTTACCATTGAAAACGGAAAACTCTTCATGCTACAGTGCCGCGTCGGTAAAAGAACCGGACTCGCTGCAATAAGAATTGCCTACGATATGTGCCGGGAAGGCCTGATTGATGAAAAGGAAGCCCTTTTGCGCATCGAACCCGAACAGCTGAATCAACTCTTGCGCCCCGTATTCGATCTCAGGCAAAAACAGGTTGCCATCGACAATGGCAGGCTCCTTGCAACCGGCCTCAACGCAGGACCAGGAGCGGCAACCGGCAACATTTATTTCAATGCTGTCGACGCTCAAGCCGCTAAAAATCGTGGAGAACAGGTAATTCTGGTCAGAATCGAAACCTCCCCTGAAGACATCAAGGGAATGTCCATTGCCGAAGGAATACTTACCGAAAGGGGAGGAATGACCTCTCATGCCGCTCTTGTAGCAAGGCAGATGGGCAAGGTCTGTGTCGCAGGCTGCGGAGCGCTTAACATCGATTACAACAACGGAATACTTCGGGTTAACGGTCACGACACCGTCTTGCATCAGGGAGACCCCATCTCTCTGGATGGAACGACAGGAGAAGTTATTGAAGGAACTATAACCACAAGAAATTCCGAAGTCATCGAAGTTCTCGCCGATAAAACGCTTATACCTGAAGAAGCTCCCATCTGGCAAATTTTCGATCAGTTCATGCAATGGGCCGACAAGTACCGCAAACTGCAGGTAAGAGCCAATGCCGACCAGCCTGATCAAGCGGAACTTTCTGTAAAACTCGGAGCTGAAGGTATCGGGCTGTGCAGAACGGAACATATGTTTTTCGGTGGAAACCGTATCGATGCAATGCGGGAAATGATTCTTGCCGAAGATATGGACGGCAGAAAAGCGGCACTGGAAAAGCTGCTGCCTTTTCAGCGTGAAGATTTTTACGGCCTTTTCAAGACAATGGGATCCCGCCCGGTTACCATAAGACTTCTCGATCCCCCTCTGCACGAATTCCTGCCCGCAAACGATGAAGAAATTGCAGACCTCGCGAAAAAAATCGGAAAACCCCTCGACGAGATCAGGAACCGCATCAAGGATCTGCGTGAGGCCAACCCAATGCTTGGTCTACGCGGGTGCCGTCTGGGGATCATTCATCCTCAAATCCCCGCCATGCAGGTGCGAGCGATTATCGAAGCTGCCTGTATGATAAAAAAAGAAGGGTATGACATTACTCCTGAAATCATGGTTCCGCTTGTTGGAAACGTCAAAGAACTCGAAGTTACCGGTGAAATCATCCATAAAACAGCCAGAAGCGTCATGGCCGAGCAGGAGACCGGTGTTCAATACCTTGTCGGCACAATGATCGAAGTACCCAGAGCCGCTGTTACCTCGGGGGAAATTGCAAAAGCCGCCGACTTTTTCAGTTACGGGACGAATGACCTTACCCAGATGGGGCTCGGCATGAGCCGTGATGACTCGGGTCAATACCTGCCATCCTACCAGGACCTCGATATATATGCACGAAATCCTTTCGAGTCCATCGATACAGACGGTGTGGGATTTCTGGTAAAGCTGTCCGCCAAAGAAGGGCGAAGTGTCAAAAAAGATCTCAAGCTTGGCATTTGCGGTGAGCACGGCGGCGATCCTACAACCATTGAATTCTGCAACACAATCGGGCTTAACTATATTTCATGCAGCCCGTTCCGAATTCCTGTTGCAAGGCTGGCAGCAGCCAGGGCAGCATTACGTTCCTGA
- a CDS encoding alpha/beta hydrolase, which translates to MSNDRAMVLWKRHSPGYLILLCFLLGGCASTAASALEEYPEPPVRMLFGTDRNRTDATEPGKVFGFERGDVAYGVCTVSLPFDHRIGELERPVFKEDSAEHVVLIDVCVYDRQAFFTEMQGCVNRSVDKQLLLFLHGYNMTFEKAAHNMAQIVADLGFEGCPVFYSWPSRGKVSGYPADETSVRWSKNNLKKFLEDIAVKSGSKSIYLLAHSMGNRILTDAFLELIEERQDLKRHFKALLLVAPDIDTGIFKRDIAEKLGRSGSFVTIYASSEDKALKASRRIHGFPRVGEVEGIPLIVPEIETIDATGVDTSFLGHSYFNRSRSVLSDIYYIINEDLQADERFSLEAVDTTDGFYWRFKE; encoded by the coding sequence GTGTCAAATGATCGAGCCATGGTTTTATGGAAAAGGCACTCTCCGGGGTATCTGATTCTGCTTTGTTTTCTGCTTGGTGGATGCGCATCCACAGCTGCGAGTGCTTTGGAGGAATACCCTGAACCTCCGGTCAGGATGTTGTTCGGGACCGACAGGAATCGAACGGATGCAACGGAGCCGGGTAAGGTGTTCGGGTTTGAACGTGGGGATGTTGCCTACGGTGTCTGCACCGTGTCACTGCCGTTCGATCATCGTATCGGAGAGCTGGAACGTCCGGTATTCAAAGAAGACAGTGCGGAGCATGTTGTTCTCATCGACGTCTGTGTGTATGACAGGCAGGCTTTTTTCACAGAGATGCAAGGATGTGTCAACCGTTCGGTCGATAAGCAATTGCTTCTGTTTCTGCATGGATACAACATGACATTTGAAAAAGCTGCACATAACATGGCGCAGATAGTGGCAGACCTTGGTTTTGAAGGGTGCCCGGTATTTTACAGCTGGCCTTCGAGGGGGAAGGTGAGCGGGTATCCTGCGGACGAAACCAGCGTGAGATGGTCGAAGAACAATCTTAAAAAATTTCTTGAAGATATTGCTGTAAAGTCGGGTTCAAAAAGCATCTACCTCTTGGCTCACAGTATGGGTAATAGGATTCTGACCGATGCTTTTCTGGAGCTGATCGAGGAACGACAGGATCTGAAACGTCATTTCAAAGCCTTACTGCTTGTGGCTCCTGATATCGATACGGGAATTTTCAAAAGGGATATTGCAGAAAAGCTCGGTAGGTCGGGCTCGTTTGTTACCATCTACGCATCGAGTGAAGATAAAGCGCTGAAGGCGTCTCGGAGAATTCACGGTTTTCCGAGAGTAGGAGAGGTCGAAGGAATTCCACTTATTGTTCCGGAAATTGAAACCATCGATGCAACCGGTGTCGATACAAGCTTTCTTGGTCATTCTTATTTCAACCGCTCGAGATCCGTGCTCTCGGATATCTATTATATCATCAATGAGGATTTACAGGCCGATGAACGTTTTTCTCTCGAAGCGGTCGATACGACGGATGGATTTTACTGGAGGTTCAAGGAGTAA
- a CDS encoding peroxiredoxin, which produces MSQQFDDDMYFEMSMPLLGDDFPELNVQTTHGPMNIPGDLKGSWFVLFSHPADYTPVCTTEFVAFQQRFEEFDKIGCKLIGMSVDQVFSHIKWVEWIKENLDVDIAFPIIAANDRIASQLGMLHPGKGTNTVRAVFVGDPEGKVRLVLYYPQEIGRNMDEILRAVKALQTSDNNKVAIPADWPDNALLKDRVIIPPANNVEDAKKRPEQYECYDWWFCHKKLEK; this is translated from the coding sequence ATGTCACAACAATTCGATGACGACATGTATTTTGAGATGTCAATGCCGTTACTTGGTGATGATTTTCCCGAACTCAACGTACAGACAACTCATGGGCCAATGAATATCCCCGGTGACCTCAAAGGTTCATGGTTTGTCCTTTTCAGTCATCCGGCTGATTACACCCCGGTGTGTACGACAGAATTTGTCGCTTTCCAGCAGAGGTTCGAAGAATTTGACAAAATCGGGTGTAAGCTGATCGGTATGAGCGTCGATCAGGTATTCTCTCATATCAAATGGGTGGAATGGATCAAAGAGAACCTCGATGTCGATATTGCGTTCCCGATTATTGCCGCAAATGATCGTATCGCGAGTCAACTCGGTATGCTGCACCCCGGGAAAGGCACCAATACGGTCCGCGCCGTGTTTGTCGGCGATCCTGAAGGAAAAGTCAGGCTTGTCCTTTACTACCCGCAGGAAATCGGCAGAAACATGGATGAAATCCTTCGCGCAGTGAAAGCCTTGCAGACCTCGGACAACAACAAAGTTGCCATTCCTGCAGACTGGCCGGACAATGCACTGTTGAAAGACCGTGTTATCATTCCACCAGCCAACAATGTCGAAGATGCCAAAAAGCGGCCCGAACAGTATGAATGCTATGACTGGTGGTTCTGTCATAAAAAGCTCGAGAAGTAA
- a CDS encoding ABC transporter permease → MESALVLFLLQVLRISVPYVLTSVGAVFSERGGVINLALEGLILAGAFGAAVGQHFSGSAVTGVFTGILGGLLVAFLHAFITVTLKVNQIVTGIAINILVIGATRFGLSILFGSSLNSERIDGFAISSVLLDPIFLSAVAVVGIGHVLLFKTPFGLRLRSAGESAEAVDAAGVNVDLMRYSGVLISGVLAALAGVFLAFQQHSFTDNMSAGRGYIALAAMIIGKWMPIGAALASFLFAGAESLEMWLQTGWIPSQLVQALPYVLTLLVLAGFVGKSRAPREIGVPYEK, encoded by the coding sequence ATGGAATCCGCATTGGTACTTTTTCTTTTGCAGGTACTGCGTATCTCGGTACCGTATGTGCTGACATCTGTTGGTGCCGTGTTTTCAGAAAGGGGTGGTGTTATCAACCTTGCTCTTGAGGGGCTCATTCTTGCGGGAGCGTTCGGGGCAGCGGTAGGGCAGCACTTTTCCGGTTCGGCCGTTACAGGAGTGTTCACCGGTATTCTCGGCGGTCTTCTGGTAGCATTTCTTCACGCTTTCATTACGGTGACACTCAAAGTCAACCAGATTGTAACCGGGATTGCGATAAACATACTTGTCATAGGGGCAACGCGTTTCGGACTGAGCATTCTTTTCGGCAGTTCCCTGAATTCAGAGCGCATTGACGGTTTCGCGATTTCTTCTGTCCTGCTTGATCCGATATTTCTGAGTGCTGTAGCCGTTGTTGGTATCGGTCACGTGCTGCTTTTTAAAACACCTTTCGGACTCAGGCTGCGTTCTGCCGGAGAAAGTGCCGAAGCGGTAGATGCAGCAGGAGTAAACGTCGATCTGATGCGATATTCCGGAGTTCTGATTTCCGGTGTGCTTGCAGCTCTTGCCGGTGTCTTCCTTGCATTTCAACAGCACAGCTTTACCGATAACATGTCCGCGGGCAGAGGGTATATAGCGCTTGCGGCAATGATCATCGGGAAATGGATGCCTATAGGTGCAGCTCTTGCAAGCTTTTTGTTTGCCGGCGCAGAATCCCTCGAAATGTGGTTACAGACAGGATGGATTCCATCGCAGCTTGTTCAAGCTTTGCCGTATGTCCTTACATTGCTTGTGCTTGCCGGTTTTGTCGGAAAGTCGAGGGCACCCCGTGAAATTGGAGTGCCGTATGAGAAATGA